A genome region from Tenebrio molitor chromosome 4, icTenMoli1.1, whole genome shotgun sequence includes the following:
- the Ufc1 gene encoding ubiquitin-fold modifier-conjugating enzyme 1, which translates to MVDESTRQTLSSIPLLKTKAGPRDKELWVQRLKEEYQSLIKYVQNNKEADNDWFRLESNKEGTKWFGKCWFIHDLLKYEFDVEFDIPVMYPTTAPEIALPELDGKTAKMYRGGKICLSDHFKPLWARNIPKFGIGHAMALGLGPWLAVEIPDLISKGVISYKEKTG; encoded by the exons ATGGTAGACGAGAGTACAAGACAAACTTTAAGCAGCATTCCTTTGCTCAAGACCAAAGCGGGCCCCAGAGACAAGGAATTATGGGTCCAGCGCCTCAAAGAAGAGTACCAATCGCTTATCAAA TACGTTCAAAACAACAAAGAAGCTGACAACGATTGGTTCCGCCTCGAGTCGAACAAAGAGGGCACCAAATGGTTCGGTAAATGCTGGTTCATCCACGACCTGCTCAAATACGAGTTCGATGTGGAGTTTGAC ATTCCCGTGATGTACCCCACGACAGCCCCAGAGATCGCGCTCCCTGAGCTCGACGGCAAAACCGCCAAGATGTACCGAGGCGGCAAGATCTGCCTGAGCGACCATTTCAAGCCCCTGTGGGCGCGGAACATACCGAAATTCGGAATAGGCCACGCCATGGCCCTGGGG CTGGGACCCTGGCTCGCCGTCGAGATCCCTGACCTGATCTCCAAAGGCGTGATCTCGTACAAGGAAAAGACGGGATGA
- the Patr-1 gene encoding protein PAT1 homolog 1 has product MADTFFGFDASINNGDHLLPPDEDDCVENEEEEYDALNDETFGGLEDSSVLDDWEQQHEQYAEFAESNKHSEQIENSISLLMLDESDDPLNLSKNSVWSYTPPNKNGDIFNSSSILSSLQKASKSFIETHSDSNRTNDVRKSFTQSTPLQQVLSPIHQIPKQIRTVEELEKNLIKSSKQQPPPVHKPPVPFPHPLFQHPLPPPRLPPGLPPIGIPPPVRHMPLPHHPIPPGLMHMLPPHFMHQGGPPRHLLYPPGGAQFPVNHPYNFPPPPRNVIPPNANHLNRNNIPQRTRNDSYKHKNEVGQVEVKDEYAGLMTNREKQWLLNIQMLQLNTGTPYFDDYYYTVFKERKAKNNKENFPNERNHRYQNNRQQRNNERQDNNNTLTPRVYTPLQFENSLGKLQCGSVTAPRKIIDMDIVTPDKDTDSPVVVRETRKTKQLLLELEALFTLLLKAEDLRNPLAISNMDKLREIKQKQRLRELDLAPTPEQKQEVLRLLKQDSEPVIENPHDYIVKIVNGLLQDEKFSSFLNIRKGKMLLLRLLPHLTMDTFSAQLLEMWTRILLSIPIVGRRDTAGDHILPKLHPFFKRYIQTSTMADILDIVTGLVEVIRQENSRSTPLSHQGKAPLYFVLLNKFGVSAIVTMLIRTEYLISSETASEKQQNDWSNFLVSWAELTGVVSKVATPIESIPIQIFNKHCNRFENLTPEKKSQLERHVVDSN; this is encoded by the exons atGGCTGATACGTTTTTTGGTTTTGATGCGTCAATAAAT AACGGGGACCATTTGTTGCCGCCGGATGAGGACGACTGCGTAGAAAACGAAGAGGAAGAGTATGACGCCCTCAATGATGAAACCTTTGGAGGTTTGGAAGACAGCTCGGTCCTCGACGACTGGGAGCAGCAGCACGAGCAGTACGCCGAATTCGCTGAGAGCAACAAGCACTCGGAACAGATAGAGAACTCGATTTCGCTTTTGATGCTCGATGAGAGCGATGATCCATTGAATCTAAGCAAGAATTCAGTCTGGTCCTACACACCACCTAATAAAAATGGCGACATCTTCAATTCGTCCTCTATCTTGTCGTCGCTGCAGAAAGCGTCAAAATCTTTT ATCGAGACACACTCGGACTCGAACCGGACGAACGACGTCCGCAAGAGCTTCACCCAGTCGACGCCGCTCCAGCAAGTGCTGTCCCCGATCCATCAAATCCCCAAACAAATACGTACAGTCGAAGAGttggaaaaaaatcttatCAAGAGTTCGAAGCAGCAGCCGCCTCCTGTACACAAACCCCCGGTGCCGTTTCCTCACCCGTTGTTCCAGCACCCCCTGCCGCCTCCCAGGCTGCCTCCGGGGCTGCCGCCCATCGGGATCCCGCCTCCGGTCAGACACATGCCCCTGCCTCACCATCCTATCCCACCTGGACTGATGCACATGTTGCCTCCCCATTTCATGCACCAAGGGGGACCCCCTAGGCACCTGCTTTACCCGCCTGGTGGCGCTCAATTCCCGGTGAATCACCCTTACAATTTTCCGCCGCCTCCGCGCAATGTGATTCCCCCAAATGCGAACCACCTGAACCGGAACAACATCCCCCAAAGGACGAGAAACGACAGTTACAAGCACAAGAACGAGGTGGGTCAAGTGGAGGTCAAGGACGAGTACGCCGGTCTGATGACCAACAGGGAGAAACAATGGCTGTTGAATATACAAATGTTGCAATTAAATACAGGGACTCCGTATTTCGACGACTATTATTATACTGTTTTCAAAGAACGTAAAGCGAAGAATAATAAAGAGAACTTCCCCAATGAGAGGAACCACAGATATCAGAACAACAGACAGCAGAGGAACAACGAGAGACAAGACAACAACAACACTCTTACTCCTCGAGTGTACACGCCTCTACAGTTCGAGAACTCGTTGGGAAAACTTCAA TGTGGGTCGGTGACGGCGCCCCGCAAAATCATCGACATGGACATAGTGACCCCCGACAAGGACACCGACAGCCCCGTCGTGGTCCGCGAGACGCGCAAGACCAAGCAGCTCTTGTTGGAACTCGAGGCGCTCTTCACGCTCCTCCTCAAAGCCGAAGATTTACGTAACCCCCTCGCCATCAGCAACATGGACAAGCTGCGCGAGATCAAGCAGAAGCAGCGACTGCGAGAGCTCGACCTGGCCCCCACGCCCGAACAGAAACAGGAAGTGTTGCGACTCCTGAAGCAGGACAGCGAACCGGTGATCGAAAATCCGCACGACTACATCGTCAAGATCGTGAACGGGCTCCTGCAGGACGAGAAGTTTTCCAGTTTCTTGAACATCCGGAAAGGGAAGATGTTGCTGTTGAGGCTGTTGCCCCACCTCACGATGGACACCTTCTCGGCTCAGCTGTTGGAGATGTGGACGAGGATCCTGTTGAGCATACCGATAGTGGGGCGGAGGGACACGGCCGGAGATCACATCTTGCCCAAGTTGCATCCGTTCTTCAAGCGGTACATACAGACCAGCACCATGGCCGACATCTTGGATATCGTCACGGGGCTGGTGGAAGTGATCAGACAGGAGAACAGCAGGAGTACGCCATTGAGTCATCAAGGAAAGGCGCCGCTCTATTTCGTCCTGTTGAATAAG ttCGGCGTCTCGGCAATAGTGACAATGTTGATACGAACGGAATATCTGATATCGTCGGAGACGGCGAGCGAGAAGCAGCAGAACGACTGGTCCAACTTCTTGGTGAGTTGGGCCGAACTGACGGGAGTTGTTAGTAAAGTAGCGACACCTATCGAGTCTATACCAatacaaattttcaataagCATTGTAACCGTTTCGAGAACCTGACACCCGAGAAAAAATCACAGTTAGAGAGACACGTTGTTGATTCAAATTGA